One genomic region from Hoeflea algicola encodes:
- a CDS encoding putative bifunctional diguanylate cyclase/phosphodiesterase, which yields MYSIVLINAWALSITFLSTAPLWLSLYIPLGFTAVCGARLVGWWRLRHMVPTAEYAHRALTLTTRLAFLLTVLMTGWALALFPYGDPYMQGSIAFFIAITGLGVINCLQQLRSATIMVAIVVNCVFVTYFALADITSFMGMAVNLVLVSVALLLVVAVQFRHFSGAVSARAELETISKENARLANLDSLTGLANRREFFTRLEGLFGEAEGKRLAVGVIDLDGFKPVNDLYGHKVGDRLLVEVGKRLADEAGDGNHIARLGGDEFALTVVDCPDDGALLALGERICAALRAPFVLAEATVQISGSIGFSVYPETAGHAQELYERADYALYCSKRTNRGHPLLFTKQHMVEIEQNTRIEQALLNADLNTELTVFYQPIIAIDTGKTMAFEALARWTSPVLGNVPPSDFIPVAERAGLISELTRILLKKALATASQWPDNVGLSFNLSAHDISSSKAVSLIVGTILASGVDPQRLDLELTETAMLHDFAQAKAAIEMLQLLGCGIALDDFGTGYSSLSQLHALPLTKIKIDRSFVSNLDQNPASYKIVKSLLALSSDMGLGCVVEGVETSEELAALKKLGGRLVQGYFYSPPVPASQLERFLPQTTGPARMAG from the coding sequence ATGTACAGTATTGTGCTCATCAATGCCTGGGCGCTCTCCATCACATTCCTGTCGACCGCGCCATTGTGGCTTTCGCTCTACATTCCGCTCGGGTTTACCGCCGTTTGCGGTGCTCGCCTTGTTGGTTGGTGGCGGTTGCGGCACATGGTTCCGACCGCCGAATACGCGCATCGGGCGCTCACGCTCACCACCCGACTCGCATTTCTGCTTACCGTGTTGATGACCGGCTGGGCGTTGGCGCTGTTTCCCTATGGCGATCCCTATATGCAGGGCTCGATTGCCTTTTTCATCGCCATAACCGGCCTCGGCGTCATCAATTGTCTGCAGCAATTGCGGTCGGCGACCATCATGGTCGCCATCGTCGTCAATTGCGTTTTCGTGACCTATTTCGCTCTCGCCGATATCACCTCGTTCATGGGCATGGCGGTCAACCTGGTGCTGGTTTCCGTCGCGCTGTTGCTGGTGGTGGCGGTTCAGTTCCGGCATTTCTCCGGCGCCGTCAGTGCCCGCGCCGAACTGGAGACGATCAGCAAGGAGAATGCCCGGCTGGCCAATCTCGACAGCCTGACCGGGCTCGCCAACCGTCGTGAATTCTTCACCCGCCTTGAAGGCTTGTTTGGCGAGGCCGAAGGCAAGCGACTCGCTGTCGGTGTGATTGATCTCGATGGCTTCAAACCCGTCAATGATCTTTACGGACACAAGGTCGGCGACAGGCTGCTGGTCGAGGTCGGCAAACGGCTTGCCGATGAGGCAGGAGACGGCAACCATATCGCCCGGCTCGGTGGTGACGAGTTCGCCCTGACCGTCGTTGATTGTCCTGATGATGGCGCATTGCTGGCTCTGGGCGAACGGATATGCGCGGCGCTGCGCGCTCCCTTCGTGCTGGCCGAAGCTACCGTGCAGATATCCGGGTCGATCGGTTTTTCGGTCTATCCGGAAACCGCAGGTCATGCGCAGGAACTTTATGAGCGTGCCGATTATGCGCTTTATTGCAGCAAGCGCACCAACCGTGGCCACCCGCTGCTGTTTACCAAGCAGCATATGGTTGAGATCGAGCAGAACACCCGGATTGAACAGGCGCTTTTGAATGCCGATCTGAATACCGAGTTGACGGTTTTCTATCAGCCGATCATCGCCATCGACACAGGAAAGACCATGGCCTTCGAGGCGCTGGCGCGCTGGACCAGTCCGGTGCTCGGCAATGTGCCGCCTTCTGACTTCATCCCCGTCGCCGAGCGGGCAGGCCTGATCAGCGAGCTGACCCGCATTCTGCTCAAAAAGGCCCTGGCGACGGCCTCTCAGTGGCCCGATAATGTGGGGTTGTCATTTAACCTGTCGGCCCATGACATCAGCTCCTCCAAGGCAGTGTCGCTCATTGTCGGTACCATCCTGGCAAGCGGCGTCGATCCGCAGCGGCTGGATCTGGAGCTCACCGAAACCGCGATGCTCCATGATTTCGCCCAGGCCAAGGCGGCCATCGAGATGCTGCAATTGCTTGGATGCGGGATCGCTCTGGATGATTTCGGAACCGGCTACTCCAGCCTCAGCCAGCTTCATGCCCTGCCGCTGACCAAGATCAAGATCGACCGCAGTTTCGTCTCCAATCTCGACCAGAACCCCGCCAGTTACAAGATCGTCAAATCCCTGCTGGCACTCAGTTCCGACATGGGGCTCGGCTGCGTGGTTGAGGGTGTCGAGACCAGTGAAGAGCTTGCCGCGCTGAAAAAGCTCGGAGGAAGGCTGGTCCAGGGCTATTTCTACTCGCCTCCGGTGCCCGCCAGCCAGCTTGAACGTTTTCTTCCGCAAACAACCGGTCCAGCCCGGATGGCGGGCTGA
- the hemW gene encoding radical SAM family heme chaperone HemW, with amino-acid sequence MSTLLSPLPATAPNSGSTLAPDTGKPGFGIYLHWPFCAAKCPYCDFNSHVRHAGVDQQAYIAAFRAEIAAMRALSGPQVVTSIFFGGGTPSLMAPETVGAILDAVRAAWVVPDGIEITLEANPSSVEAGRFRGYRDAGVNRVSMGVQALNDSDLKRLGRLHDRADALKAIGLARDIFPRMSFDLIYARPDQTPQAWAAELEEAISLAADHLSLYQLTIEEGTPFYGLHKAGKLIVPDGDLSAELYELTGQVCDSHGLPAYEVSNHARPGAESRHNLTYWRYGDYAGIGPGAHGRLSTADGKIATATERTPEKWLSLVSETGHGMIETSELTLSEQADELLLMGLRLREGIDLKRWQALSGRELDPERTSFLVQHGMIEEMGPERLRCTPQGMLVLDAVVADLAI; translated from the coding sequence GTGAGCACTCTCCTGTCGCCATTGCCAGCAACGGCGCCGAATTCTGGTTCGACGCTGGCGCCGGACACCGGCAAGCCCGGATTCGGGATTTATCTGCACTGGCCGTTTTGCGCAGCCAAATGCCCCTATTGCGATTTCAACAGCCATGTCCGGCATGCTGGTGTTGATCAACAGGCCTATATCGCTGCGTTCCGCGCCGAGATCGCTGCCATGCGTGCGCTCTCCGGCCCGCAGGTCGTTACCAGCATCTTTTTTGGCGGCGGCACGCCGTCGCTGATGGCGCCGGAAACGGTGGGTGCCATTCTCGACGCGGTGCGCGCGGCCTGGGTGGTGCCCGACGGCATCGAAATTACGCTGGAAGCCAATCCCTCAAGCGTCGAAGCGGGCCGCTTTCGCGGCTATCGCGACGCCGGCGTCAACCGGGTATCGATGGGCGTGCAGGCGCTCAATGACTCCGACCTGAAACGGCTCGGACGGCTGCATGACCGGGCTGATGCGCTCAAAGCCATCGGTCTGGCTCGGGATATCTTTCCGCGGATGTCGTTCGACCTGATCTACGCCCGTCCCGACCAGACACCGCAGGCCTGGGCCGCGGAATTGGAAGAGGCGATCTCGCTGGCCGCCGACCACCTGTCGCTCTACCAACTGACGATTGAGGAAGGCACGCCGTTTTATGGCCTGCACAAGGCCGGCAAGCTGATCGTGCCGGATGGCGATCTGTCGGCCGAACTTTATGAACTGACCGGTCAGGTTTGCGACAGCCATGGGTTGCCTGCTTATGAGGTGTCTAACCACGCCCGGCCGGGCGCCGAAAGCCGGCACAATCTGACCTATTGGCGCTACGGCGATTACGCCGGCATCGGTCCCGGCGCGCATGGGCGGTTGTCGACCGCCGACGGCAAGATTGCCACCGCAACCGAACGGACTCCGGAGAAATGGCTGTCGCTGGTTTCAGAAACGGGCCACGGCATGATCGAGACCAGCGAACTCACCCTATCCGAACAGGCCGACGAATTGCTGCTGATGGGTCTGCGATTGCGCGAGGGCATTGACCTGAAGCGCTGGCAGGCGTTGTCGGGCCGCGAACTCGACCCGGAGCGAACCAGTTTTCTGGTCCAGCACGGCATGATCGAGGAAATGGGGCCGGAGCGGCTGCGCTGCACGCCGCAAGGCATGTTGGTGCTGGATGCGGTGGTCGCAGATCTGGCTATCTGA
- a CDS encoding putative bifunctional diguanylate cyclase/phosphodiesterase, translated as MLRAFQLLNGITGRITTRLVVIVSISILITATLGYVKLYEVTATNSAVRIDRAARAATALFAEQLNNEFVEIHAPDGAPLALRLKADTADVSLSFRTQHDALLKDIGQINQGAANLFKFNPHTRAFDRFATTFRKPDGSMPPPMSIKAGHPAYEDLNNNRPHLGEVPVMGRMRLAYLTPIQTSLGAVAGALAVDVGWVDDLIAARDELRTQVTIAAGLVLVLVAALGACFMSTELKPLRVLAKLADDLVAAGPSGTVPYMERNDEVGALAQGLDRVVTLQGKLAQLAYSDDLTGLSNRCRHLNELEAALRESHSGAGKWTLAHLDIDNFKQINDAYGQTTGDDLLKLAAAQIKDVFGPDVLAARLTSDHFVVLIGGDNSASRACALTEKLLDGWRQPHQLPAGEIHITGSAGIVLLHQDAEDADQANRNAELALRKAKASGGDQAVFFTSDLNDAFQEQIQMERLLRSAIEAREIEIYFQPQINPTSRALTGLEVLARWTHPNEGPISPARFIPVAEASGQIVELGTLILDLACEQAAKWRRMQFEFKHISVNVSPIQLWQSNFVGLVKETLARHGLSGHDLCIEITESVFVDHSEHRIAAVLSAIRALGVSLSLDDFGSGYSSLGYLNRLPFDQLKIDRSFVSDADTDYRKQRVLRGVLELGRGLGFNLVVEGTETLEEVKVATSTGCDSVQGFYFARPAPALLIPELVNRIARTRPAPKAIPA; from the coding sequence ATGCTCAGAGCCTTTCAGCTGCTCAACGGCATAACCGGCAGAATCACAACGCGACTGGTCGTCATTGTTTCAATCTCGATCCTGATCACCGCTACCCTTGGATACGTCAAACTCTACGAAGTGACGGCAACCAATTCCGCCGTGCGTATCGACCGTGCGGCGCGCGCGGCAACTGCGCTTTTTGCCGAACAGCTCAACAACGAGTTTGTGGAAATCCACGCCCCCGACGGCGCCCCGCTGGCACTAAGGCTGAAAGCCGATACCGCCGACGTTTCGCTGTCTTTCCGCACTCAACACGACGCACTGCTGAAAGACATCGGTCAGATAAACCAGGGTGCTGCCAACCTGTTCAAGTTCAATCCGCATACCAGGGCATTCGACCGCTTTGCCACCACCTTTCGCAAGCCTGACGGCTCGATGCCCCCGCCGATGTCGATCAAGGCTGGTCATCCGGCTTACGAAGACCTGAACAACAACCGCCCCCACCTTGGCGAAGTGCCGGTGATGGGGCGGATGCGTCTTGCCTACCTGACCCCGATCCAGACATCACTCGGCGCGGTCGCGGGAGCGCTGGCTGTCGATGTCGGTTGGGTGGACGACCTGATTGCAGCGCGCGACGAGTTACGCACACAGGTCACGATCGCCGCCGGGCTCGTGCTGGTGCTGGTCGCCGCGCTGGGCGCCTGCTTCATGAGCACCGAATTGAAGCCGTTGCGTGTACTGGCCAAACTCGCCGACGATCTCGTCGCTGCCGGACCATCCGGCACGGTGCCCTACATGGAACGAAACGACGAAGTCGGCGCTCTGGCGCAGGGGCTCGACCGGGTTGTGACCTTGCAAGGCAAGCTTGCGCAGCTGGCCTATAGCGATGATCTGACCGGGCTAAGCAACCGCTGCCGGCATCTCAACGAACTCGAAGCCGCGCTGCGCGAGAGCCACTCAGGCGCCGGCAAATGGACGCTGGCGCATCTCGATATCGACAATTTCAAACAGATCAACGATGCCTACGGACAAACCACCGGCGACGACCTGCTGAAGCTCGCGGCTGCGCAGATCAAGGATGTTTTTGGCCCCGATGTGCTGGCCGCACGGCTGACATCGGACCATTTCGTGGTCCTGATTGGTGGCGACAATTCAGCCTCGAGGGCCTGCGCACTCACCGAAAAGCTGCTTGATGGCTGGCGGCAGCCGCACCAGTTGCCCGCCGGAGAAATCCACATAACCGGCTCTGCCGGCATCGTGCTTTTGCATCAGGACGCCGAGGACGCTGATCAAGCCAATCGGAACGCCGAACTGGCGCTGCGCAAGGCCAAGGCCAGCGGCGGCGATCAAGCTGTGTTCTTCACATCTGATCTCAACGACGCGTTCCAGGAACAGATACAGATGGAACGACTGCTGCGATCAGCAATCGAAGCCCGCGAAATCGAGATCTACTTCCAGCCGCAAATCAACCCAACTTCACGTGCTTTGACCGGCCTTGAGGTCCTGGCCCGGTGGACCCATCCGAACGAAGGGCCGATTTCGCCCGCCCGGTTCATTCCGGTAGCCGAAGCCAGCGGACAGATTGTCGAGCTGGGAACACTGATACTCGATCTCGCCTGCGAGCAGGCGGCGAAATGGCGCCGGATGCAGTTCGAGTTCAAACATATTTCCGTCAATGTTTCGCCGATCCAGCTGTGGCAGAGCAATTTCGTCGGCCTGGTCAAAGAGACGCTCGCGCGCCACGGCCTGTCGGGGCACGATCTCTGCATCGAGATCACCGAAAGCGTGTTCGTCGATCACAGTGAACACCGCATCGCAGCGGTGCTTTCCGCCATTCGGGCGCTGGGCGTCTCGCTGTCGCTTGATGATTTCGGTTCGGGGTATTCTTCGCTGGGCTATCTCAACCGGCTGCCGTTCGACCAGCTCAAAATCGACCGTAGCTTCGTCTCCGATGCCGACACCGATTACCGCAAGCAGCGGGTCCTGCGCGGCGTGCTCGAGCTTGGCCGCGGCCTCGGCTTCAATCTGGTGGTGGAGGGAACGGAAACCCTTGAAGAGGTCAAGGTGGCGACAAGCACGGGCTGCGATTCGGTTCAGGGTTTCTATTTCGCCAGGCCGGCACCGGCCTTGCTGATTCCGGAACTGGTGAACAGGATCGCCCGCACGCGACCAGCCCCCAAGGCGATCCCGGCCTGA